The following is a genomic window from Hyphomicrobiales bacterium.
CCGTGATCGTGCGTTTTCGCTTCCGGCCTGATAAATTCATAATCATCCTTCTGGCTGTCGTCCTGCTTGCCTCGCTCCTTCCGGCGCGCGGCGCGTTGGTCGACTATCTCGGCTATCTCACGGATTTCGCGGTCGCGTTGCTGTTCTTCCTGCACGGCGCGCGGCTCTCGCGAGAGGCTGTGGTCGCCGGCATGCGCCACTGGCGCCTGCATCTTGTCATCATCGCGGTCACCTTCGTCTTGTTTCCGTTGATCGGGCTTGCGCTGGCGCCCCTGTCGCCGTCGTTGCTGACGCCGACGCTTTATTCCGGCATTCTCTTCCTCTGCGTGCTGCCATCGACCGTGCAATCGTCGATCGCCTTCACATCAATGGCACGGGGCAATGTCCCTGCGGCGATCTGCGCCGCCTCGGCTTCCAACATTTTCGGGATGGCCCTCACGCCGCTTCTGGTAGGCGTGCTACTGCATACCCAGGGCGGCGGTGTCTCCGGGGATGCGGTGATCGCGATCCTCCTGCAGCTTCTGGCGCCATTCGTCGCGGGCCAGCTTCTGCAGCCCTTGATCGGTGGCTTCATACGTCGCCACAACCGCGTGCTCGGCATGACGGACCGCAGCTCGATCCTGCTGGTCGTCTATGGTGCCTTCAGCAAGGCGGTCGTCGCCGGGCTGTGGCAGACCTTCGATCTCACGACACTTCTCGTCATGGCTGCCGTCGACATCGTGCTTCTCGGCTGCGTCATCCTGGCGACCACCTACGGCAGCCGTCTGCTCGGCTTTTCGAAGGAGGACGAGATCACCATCGTCTTCTGCGGGTCGAAGAAAAGCCTTGTGAGCGGCATTCCGATGGCGAACGTCATTTTTCCCGCACAGGCTGTCGGTGCGATTGTGCTGCCCTTGATGCTCTACCACCAGATTCAGTTGATGGTCTGCGCGGCGATGGCGCAACACTATGCCGCGCGTCGTCCGCCTGACGCCGACAGGCCCGGGGAGGGCGGTGCCAGGGCCAACAAGGAGGCGGTGACGTCAGTCTGATGCCGTTGACTTTCTGAGTGCCTTCCTCCATAAGCCGCTCATGTCGACGGCGCTCTTAACGGGCGCCGATCGTCGTCTTGGTCGTCGTCTCGGCGTTTAGCGTTTCGGGACGGCAATCGACAGCAAACAATCATCAGGGTCGTTACCGGCTTGCCGGGGCGATGTCGGGCGCGAAGCTTTGAAGCCGTCGCGCCCCTACGGGACCGGAGACTGGGCCGTGAAAAGGACGTATCAACCGAGCAAGCTCGTGCGCAAGCGCCGGCATGGGTTTCGCGCGCGGATCGCGACCAAGGGCGGGCGCAAGATTATCGCTGCGCGCCGCGCACGGGGCCGCGCGCGCCTGTCGGCCTGACACGGCGCAGGCTGGCATGTGCGACGTCCCGGCGGTTCAGCATGGGCGGCGCTCGGCCCAATTACCGCGCCTTCAAAAGCGTTCCGAGTTTCTGGCTGCTGCGCGCGGCAAGCGATTTCACACTGAGCGGATGAGCGTTCAGTGGATCGATCGTGCGCGTGGAAAGTCGCTGGCCCGGCCTATTCCCGACGCCGCTGCTCATGAGCACGATGTCGTGAATGTGCCGGGTTTTGGTTGCTTGTCGCAGGCGGATGCGGCCCTCTCGGCCGCCACGGGGCCGGAGCGTGGGCCGCGTTTCGGCCTTACGGTGACCAAGAAGACCGGTA
Proteins encoded in this region:
- the yfeH gene encoding putative solute:Na(+) symporter (Evidence 3 : Putative function from multiple computational evidences), translating into MIVRFRFRPDKFIIILLAVVLLASLLPARGALVDYLGYLTDFAVALLFFLHGARLSREAVVAGMRHWRLHLVIIAVTFVLFPLIGLALAPLSPSLLTPTLYSGILFLCVLPSTVQSSIAFTSMARGNVPAAICAASASNIFGMALTPLLVGVLLHTQGGGVSGDAVIAILLQLLAPFVAGQLLQPLIGGFIRRHNRVLGMTDRSSILLVVYGAFSKAVVAGLWQTFDLTTLLVMAAVDIVLLGCVILATTYGSRLLGFSKEDEITIVFCGSKKSLVSGIPMANVIFPAQAVGAIVLPLMLYHQIQLMVCAAMAQHYAARRPPDADRPGEGGARANKEAVTSV
- a CDS encoding hypothetical protein (Evidence 5 : Unknown function) codes for the protein MPGRCRARSFEAVAPLRDRRLGREKDVSTEQARAQAPAWVSRADRDQGRAQDYRCAPRTGPRAPVGLTRRRLACATSRRFSMGGARPNYRAFKSVPSFWLLRAASDFTLSG
- the rnpA gene encoding Ribonuclease P protein component, translating into MCDVPAVQHGRRSAQLPRLQKRSEFLAAARGKRFHTERMSVQWIDRARGKSLARPIPDAAAHEHDVVNVPGFGCLSQADAALSAATGPERGPRFGLTVTKKTGNAVERNRIRRRLREVLRKLRPEWPEAALDVVVVARRGALSAPFDMLAVDLKRAIATFSSTRKRADRPSAHRPANTTDRP